A window of Theropithecus gelada isolate Dixy chromosome 14, Tgel_1.0, whole genome shotgun sequence contains these coding sequences:
- the WDR74 gene encoding WD repeat-containing protein 74, translated as MRQDPAHPHVVATGGKENALKMWDLQGSEEPVFRAKNVRNDWLDLRVPIWDQDIQFLPGSQKLVTCTGYHQVRVYDPASPQRRPVLETTYGEYPLTAMTLTPGGNSVIVGNTHGQLAEIDLRQGRLLGCLKGLAGSVRGLQCHPSKPLLASCGLDRVLRIHRIQNPRGLEHKVYLKSQLNCLLLSGRDNWEDEPQEPQEPNKVPLEDTETDELWASLEAAAKRKLSDLEQTQGALQTRRRKKKRPGSTSP; from the exons ATGCGCCAAGACCCAGCACACCCCCATGTGGTTGCCACAGGTGGGAAAGAGAATGCTTTGAAGATGTGGGACCTGCAGGGCTCTGAGGAACCTGTGTTCAGGGCCAAGAAC GTGCGGAATGACTGGCTGGACCTGCGGGTTCCCATCTGGGACCAGGACATACAGTTTCTCCCAGGATCACAGAAGCTTGTCACCTGCACAGGGTACCACCAG GTTCGTGTCTATGATCCAGCATCCCCCCAGCGCCGGCCAGTCCTAGAGACCACCTATGGAGAGTACCCACTGACAGCCATGACCCTCACTCCGGGAGGCAA CTCAGTGATTGTGGGAAATACTCATGGGCAGCTGGCAGAAATTGACCTCCGGCAAG GGCGTCTACTGGGCTGTCTGAAGGGGCTGGCAGGCAGTGTCCGTGGGTTGCAGTGCCACCCTTCAAAGCCTCTACTAGCTTCCTGTGGCTTGGACAGAGTCTTGAGGATACACAGGATCCAGAATCCACGGGGTCTGGAGCATAAG GTTTATCTCAAGTCTCAATTGAACTGCCTCCTCCTGTCAGGCAGGGACAACTGGGAG GATGAGCCCCAAGAGCCTCAAGAACCCAACAAGGTGCCCCtagaagacacagagacagacgAACTTTGGGCATCCTTGGAGGCAGCTGCCAAGCGGAAGCTCTCGGATTTGGAGCAGACCCAAGGAGCTCTCCAAACCAGACGGAGAAAGAAGAAGCGGCCTGGGTCCACCAGCCCCTGA